The sequence below is a genomic window from Anopheles cruzii chromosome 3, idAnoCruzAS_RS32_06, whole genome shotgun sequence.
CCGTTTAATAACCTGAAGCACGTGCGCGCATTAAAAACGTTCTGGAGAGCATTTTCCAGTATGGCCACCCCCGGATGGCGATCGGTTTCTTGTGAGTGCAAGCAATTGCAACTTAAAGCAACTCTGCTGGGTGGCCAAAGTTTTCGGTAAGTTAGCGATCGGATCACGTTGCACAATCTTTCTCACCATGAGCTGGCATTGTTTCAGTTGGAAACCGCATCCGTCCCCGGAAGTGGTTGACGCAGAGTTTATCGGTGTGTTTGCCAACATTGTATGGATTCTGCGCCAAACAGAGCGTGAGCTGCAGTACCGTGTTGTGGCCGAGCAGCCGTATCCGAGTGATTCGGACAGACAAACGGCCGGTTCTCCGGTGGATGCGGCCCCGAAAGTGGCCCAGGTGCGCATGAAGTTGTCAGAACCGAAGGAACAAGCTACAAACGGCGAATTGTTGTATCCAGCGTCGTACTATGAGCAGCTGCTGCGAATCTACTTTCGCCTCGATGTCGACCTCGAGCAGCATTACCGACAGTGGACGGAATGCCACGAACACTTTGCCAACAGCGCACATCAGTTCTACGCCGTGCGTCAGCTAGATCAGGACCCGGTTGAGAATCTGTTCAGCTTTATTTGTTCCCAGAACAACCACATCACGCGGTAACGCTGCTGCGGCTTTTTGCGATCAAAAATGCGTTACTCATCAGCTTCTCCTAACTTTCGCAGAATCTCGGATCTGGTGGAGAAGCTTTGCATCCACTATGGCGTGCTGATTGGCAAGTACGCTGGCACCTCCTACTGGAGTTTCCCGTCGATCGCTGCCCTGGCTGACGCATCGGTGGAAGCCAAGCTCCGGGAGCTAGGGTTCGGGTATCGCGCCAAGTACATTCAACGGTCGGCAGAAAAGATCCTTTCCCTCGGGGGCCTCGATTGGTTCCGGCGGCTCACTGAGCTGGACTACAAATCGGCCCACCGGGAGCTAGTGACTCTGCCGGGAGTCGGCCCAAAGGTGGCCGATTGCATTTGCCTGATGTCGTTGAACCACCTGCAGGCAATTCCGGTTGATACACACGTGTTTCAGCTGGCAAAACACTACCTGCCCGGGCTGGGGGCCAAAGCCGTCACAGACAAACAGTACGGGCTGGTGGCGGACAAATTTCGTGAAATTTACGGACCTTGCGCTGGTTGGGCACAAACGGTGCTCTTCTGTTCGGATCTTCGTCAGTTCAAGGAACGCAACGGGCAAACGTCACCCGACAGTGGGAAGCAAGTTCCGGAGAAGAAACGCAAGAAGACTAAGTGTTAAATTTCAACTTTCTTACAAATATTACTTTATTCCAAATACTCTTACATGCTTTGCTAAGCTTTATCACTGTTAACGTAACGTCGCCATCGGACCTTTTCGAATAACAAGTCTTTTCTTTGCGATCACGCGCTCTTGATCGCGCGCCTTCGAGATCAACGGCTCGGCCGGATACTTTTCGGCTACTTTCGCTAGCATCATCATTTAAAGTGTGCGCCATTTGGGTTTAGCTGTCTAAAATACTGCACCAACGGCCAGACGGAGGATTTGGCGGGCCGCCGGTTTGGGCCGCTCATCACACGGTTGTCacggttcgttcggtggcggtgggaacGGGGCGTTTTCCTCGTAGATCATCACCAGCTTGCTGTACTTCATGTTGCGCTTGGCCACCCTGGTTTTGTCCTTCACGTCGCAatcgtcgctgctgctcccgGACGTTGCCTCGCTGAGGGACAGCTTCGCCGACAGGCCCTCCAGCTCGAGGTCAAGATACAACTGACCGAGCTGATCATTTACCAGGATTGGCTGTCGCGTGGTAACGCGCGGACAAGCATGCAAACGGAGAGGGTAAGCAAACGGGGTACGGGCAGCAAACGGGCGGCGACCACACGACGCCGAATCACTCACTTACCTGGCTGATCTTCTTCAGCGCCAAACTGTCCGAAGCGAGCAGCTCCTTGAGCGACCGCTCGTTGATCTGGTACCGGTAGATGAGGTCCTTCGTCTGGCAGACGTTATCCAGCCACGGCGGATTCGGGCGCCGTTTCGCTCGGCATCCGATTCCGGTGTTAGCGGGCCGTGTGAGGATGCCATCGCCGCTGCTTTTGCTGCGCGCAGAGGCACCACCCTCTTCGGGCAAGGCCGCACCGGCCGCATCGCCGATCGCATTGAGCGCATTGTTTGAGCTCGTTTCCCAGCACATCTCGCTCGAGTCCTTCTTGTCCGTCCCGTTGTGCCCGTCGGACGAGTTGTCCGTCTTCAGGAAGCTCGAGTAGAAGCTGGAAAAGCTCGACTCGTCCATATCGTCGCTGTTTTCGCACAGTCccccgaccaccaccgcacagCCAGCTTCTCGCCGTCCGCCATCCGTTCGGCTATCGCGATTCGCTCCCTTCTCCCCGGCCAGAAGGCGTCCTGCGCCGACAGAGGAACCGTTACctcgagcaccagcaccgccgcGCTTGTCCAGTACTTCGTCCAGGGCACAGTCGGCACAGTCCACGATCGATATGACTGGCGAGTCGATGAGGTCCTTCTTCGATGACTCCGAGAATGCCtggaaaaaaatgtgttacCAAACGGCAACGAACCAGAGTTAGACTTTCGGTCCGATCCACACGGAGCGCAAGTTTGTGGCACCCTCCTTTTTACCCGATTGACGACGATCGACGTGGACGCGATGCTGCCCAGGGCCGAACCGGGTTCGGCCTTAACCGAAGTGGCCTGTGACGAGGGCCGCTGGAAGGGGGTTTGTGAAAGCGAGCCACtaccggccgacggtggcaccgTGTGGTGTCCGGGGCATTTGtttccgccaccggccagGCCGCCAGGGCCTGAAGTGCCCGCTGCGTCGTCTAgcgactgttgctgctgctgtccggaACCGGATCTTAATGGGCCGCCCCCGGACTGACACGGGGCACTCACGCCCGATTGTTGCTTGTCGGACTGgagctgctgccgttgctgctgctgttgttgctgctggtgccgttgctgctgttgttgctgctgttgaagcTGTAGGTTTGAGGGTGGACACGATTAGTAAGCCCCAACCCGGGTTGAGGTTAGGATCGTGTGGAGAAAACACTTACGTTTCGTGTGTCACAGGGCGGTGGCAATGGTTGGTACGGCATCGCGTGGTACATCATCGGCGGATAGAGCATCGACTGCTGGTAGAGCTGCGGATGTGGGTACATCACGCCAGCCGCCATGTACGGCACCGTGACCGGATTGACGGTGGCTGCTGTCGAGACCGCCGATGGCGGAGTtacggcggctgcggccgcagcagctgcCGCCGGAATGTAGTAAAGCGTGGGAAAGATGCTGGGCGACGGCATCAAGCTGGTGGCCCCTGCGGAGCCCTGCATCGCCGATACGCTCACGCTGAACGGTGGCCACAGGTCACCGGTGCGCCCGGCGGTGTGCGTGGCATAGCTCATCTGGGGGGCGTTCAACGTGGCCGTGGTTATGCTGGACCCGTAGGCCATCGTTGGCTGCCGCAGTGATGCCCCGTTGCCCATCGCTTCGCCCAGGTACGATTGATGGCCCCCAAGCGTGGATTGCTGTGGTGGTTGCTGGTggaacggctgctgctgaagatACTGATGCTGCGGCGTATGTTGTGCGTGCTGGTGCAGCGCCGAGGACGAGTGCTGTTGTTGCATCGGCGGTGGCTGCAGCAGTAGGCCATGACTCGAA
It includes:
- the LOC128269875 gene encoding N-glycosylase/DNA lyase, which encodes MATPGWRSVSCECKQLQLKATLLGGQSFRWKPHPSPEVVDAEFIGVFANIVWILRQTERELQYRVVAEQPYPSDSDRQTAGSPVDAAPKVAQVRMKLSEPKEQATNGELLYPASYYEQLLRIYFRLDVDLEQHYRQWTECHEHFANSAHQFYAVRQLDQDPVENLFSFICSQNNHITRISDLVEKLCIHYGVLIGKYAGTSYWSFPSIAALADASVEAKLRELGFGYRAKYIQRSAEKILSLGGLDWFRRLTELDYKSAHRELVTLPGVGPKVADCICLMSLNHLQAIPVDTHVFQLAKHYLPGLGAKAVTDKQYGLVADKFREIYGPCAGWAQTVLFCSDLRQFKERNGQTSPDSGKQVPEKKRKKTKC